One region of Thunnus albacares chromosome 8, fThuAlb1.1, whole genome shotgun sequence genomic DNA includes:
- the LOC122988260 gene encoding free fatty acid receptor 2-like, which yields MQECHTGLCLSVYIFTFVLGFPANILAFYTFCMKVRQRPTPIDILLLNLTISDLLFLLFLPFKMQEVMNGMVWDMPYILCPLSGFIFYMTIYNSTFFLTAVSVERYLGVAFPIQHSLKRRPVYAVAASIFFWIFSIIHLSIVFIVPFIGSERSQNSPNDTLSHNASASLASNVEQRQVCYENFTEAQLRVLLPVRLELCVVLFCIPFLICSFCYINFIRILSKLNHIDRRRRLRAIGMALGTLLVFALCFGPYNVSHIVGYITWKSPGWRDKALLCSTFNACLDPLIFYFSSSAVRGNVGRVMEGVKSRLHRCMSCHMPWALLGGINKTTKDKEHKQEEINAI from the coding sequence ATGCAGGAGTGCCACACtggtctgtgtctgtctgtctatatcTTTACCTTTGTGCTGGGATTCCCGGCCAATATCCTCGCCTTCTACACTTTTTGCATGAAAGTGAGGCAGAGACCCACACCGATCGACATCCTGCTCCTCAACCTGACCATCTCtgacctcctctttctcctcttcctgccCTTCAAGATGCAAGAAGTGATGAACGGCATGGTCTGGGACATGCCCTATATCCTCTGCCCGCTGTCGGGCTTCATCTTCTACATGACCATCTACAACAGCACTTTCTTCCTCACCGCTGTCAGTGTGGAGCGCTACCTGGGTGTGGCTTTCCCCATCCAGCACAGCCTGAAGCGACGACCGGTATATGCTGTCGCTGCCAGCATCTTCTTCTGGATTTTCTCCATTATCCATCTGAGCATTGTGTTCATTGTGCCCTTTATTGGCTCTGAAAGGTCTCAAAACTCTCCAAATGACACATTAAGTCACAATGCCTCAGCTAGCCTTGCCTCAAATGTCGAACAAAGGCAGGTGTGTTATGAGAACTTCACAGAGGCTCAGCTGAGGGTCCTTTTGCCTGTGCGTCTGGAGCTCTGTGTGGTACTCTTCTGCATTCCTTTCCTGATTTGCAGTTTCTGCTACATCAACTTCATTAGGATTCTGTCCAAGCTGAATCATATTGACCGGCGCAGGCGCCTCCGGGCCATTGGCATGGCTCTAGGAACGCTACTGGTGTTTGCTTTATGTTTTGGCCCCTATAATGTCTCACACATTGTGGGTTATATTACATGGAAAAGCCCTGGCTGGAGAGACAAAGCCCTGCTGTGCAGTACCTTTAACGCTTGTCTAGACCCTCTTATTTTCTacttctcttcctctgctgtAAGAGGGAATGTGGGGAGGGTGATGGAAGGGGTTAAAAGTCGCCTACACAGGTGCATGTCCTGTCACATGCCCTGGGCCCTGTTGGGGGGAATTAACAAGACTACAAAAGATAAGGAGCACAAACAAGAGGAGATCAATGCTATCTGA